The following is a genomic window from Lysinibacillus sp. JNUCC-52.
GTGCTTTCTATTTGTTCGTGAAAAGCTTTATAAAAAGACAATTCGATACGTATTTAGTGTTCATTATGAGTGGTGTTACAAATTATAAAATCAAAAAAAATATCCAACTTGAATTTTCAATCCTCAATGGCATGAGTATAGGATTGGCATTGTTGTGCACCGTTCTATTTATGCAAGACATTTCGATTATATCCATTTTAATAATTGCGGGGTTCTTGGTTTGGTTGTTATTCAATGTCGTTGTTTATAGGTTAGTGAATAACTTATTAGCAACAACGAAAGTCATTGAAAAGTTAAAGGGTGATTAAAATTATAAACTTTATCTCATTAGTTAACATAGTAAAAGCGTATAAAGAAAAAATGGTATTAAACAACATTCATTTAGAAGTTGCCAACAATCAATTCATCTCTATAAAAGGGCCAAGCGGTGTCGGTAAAAGCACGCTTCTAAATATATTAGCTGGACTTGAAAAAGCAGATAGTGGTCAGTATGTTATGGATAGTATAAAAATGCATGAGCAAAATCTTAACGAACTTTCGAATATAAGAGGCAGTCAAATCGGATACATTTCACAATACAATCCAATGATACGCAACCTCACAGTTCGAGAAAATATAGTAGCTCCGTTATTATTAGGTAAATATGATAAAAAGCAAACCATGGCGTATAGTGATGAGCTGAGTGCGTGTTTAAAAATTAATCATTTACTTGATAAGAAAATCGACAAGCTATCTGGGGGAGAAAGGCAACGGGTAGGGGTCATTAGAGCACTTATTAAAAAGCCTCAATTGTTAATAGCAGATGAGCCCACTGGATCATTGGATGACGATACAACGATGTTAGTGTTTAACCTTTTTAAAAGGCTATGTGAGAATGAAACGACTATTATCATGGCTACTCATAGTCACTTAAGCTCTCAGTTTGCTGATCAAGAGTATGTTATGAGTTCAGAGGGTATTTTTTTAATTTCCCAAACTGTGCCGCGAGTATAATGAGTTCGGTATTGCACCGAACTCATTTTTAATTTTTCCTTCGTCCATGTTCTTTTTGCTGTTCAAAGCCGTAATATATGATACGATTTACCTTTTTCGATTAAGAAACTTTACTTTTGACATCAATTTATCATAAAGCATACAGACGTTCTTAGCGTTTTTTGTTCAATAAGGTGAAAAAATGGTACAATAAAGTTTAGTAAGTTTGACTGACAAAAAGGAAGGTTTTCAATGCCGAATAATCAAACAAAGGCGCTTGTACAAGGCTCAATGATGGTTGCAATTTTTACAATTTTAATGATTGCTTCAGCGTATGTACCAATCATTTCTATGGTAGCCTTATTATTTACTCCATTACCGATTGCTTGGTATAGCGCAAGTTACAAGCGTTCCTCATCAATACTCGTTGCAGTAGTTGGCTGTATTTTAACAGTGCTAACGAGTGGACTATTTATGCTGCCATTTGCTTTTATTATGGCGTTGCTTGGGATAGTCATAGGTAATGGAATTCAATTAAAGAAAAGCAAACTTTTTTTATTCATGTCATCAGGTATCGCGGTACTTTTATCGTCAGCACTTGTGTATTTAGCCTATGTGCAATTAGCGGGAATTAACGTGATTGAAATGAGTTTGGAACTTGCTCGTAACAGTTATGAGCAATCCAATGAGCTTGCTAAAAGTGTAACGGGCCAAGTGGCAATTCAACCTGAACAAATGGAGGTTCTGCTTAAAACGATTGAGCTAACAATACCTTCAACCGTAACAATCTTTGCATTTTCAATAGCTTTTATTGTCATTACATTGAATTTACCGATTTTAAAGCGATTAGGTTTAAATGTTCCTAAATTCTCACCGTTTGAAAATATGCGATTACCACGCTCTGTGTTATGGTACTACATGATTATATTGTGTATTAATCTATTTATACGTCCAGAAGCAGGCTCTATGCTAGATGTTATCGTATTAAATGTGTCTTATATATTGTGGTTGTTATTAATCCTTCAAGGGATCTCATTTATACATTATTTCATTACGGCTAAAGGGATGCCGAGTGTTGTAAAATGGATAGCTACAATTTTAGCCATTCCACTTGCATCATTCATTATTTTACTCGGTATTATCGATTTAGGTTTCGACGTACGTTCACTTGTGAAAGGGAAGACTAAGGAATAAGGGGCTGATGTAATGGGGACTTTTAGAAAACGACCGATCCGCTATCCGCTTTTTGTTCTTTCCATTTTTGGCATTGTGACGTTCATGCTTCTGTGTATATGGAATATTGGGATTGGTATTGGCTATGGGATAGGCTTTGCTATATTAATGGTCTATACATGGAAAATTGAAAAAGCTACTTATGAAGAGACAGAAAAGCATATTGAATCTATATCCTTCCGTATGAAAAAGGTTGGAGAAGAGGCATTGCTCGAAATGCCAATTGGGATATTGCTGGTTAATGAGGAATATGAAATAGAATGGTCCAATCCATATATGCAAAATATTTTAGATAATGAGGCATTAGTGGGTGAGGGTATAGTTAATATATCCGATGACATCTATGTACTGATGAAGACTGAGGAGACAAAGGAAGCTACGATTACGCTTCGTGATAGGAAATATCGTGTCTTTTACAAAGAAGAGGAGCGTTTACTATACTTCTTCGATATTACGGAACAAATTGCTATTGAAAAGCAATATTTTGCAGATCGCACAGTCATTGCAATTTTATTTGTTGATAACTATGATGAAATTACGCAAGCAATGGACGATCAACCGCGTAGCTTAACAAATACGATGGTAACATCTATTGTCAACGAATGGGCAGCGGAGCATGGAATTTTTGTAAAACGAATTTCATCGGACC
Proteins encoded in this region:
- a CDS encoding ABC transporter ATP-binding protein — its product is MIKIINFISLVNIVKAYKEKMVLNNIHLEVANNQFISIKGPSGVGKSTLLNILAGLEKADSGQYVMDSIKMHEQNLNELSNIRGSQIGYISQYNPMIRNLTVRENIVAPLLLGKYDKKQTMAYSDELSACLKINHLLDKKIDKLSGGERQRVGVIRALIKKPQLLIADEPTGSLDDDTTMLVFNLFKRLCENETTIIMATHSHLSSQFADQEYVMSSEGIFLISQTVPRV
- a CDS encoding YybS family protein: MPNNQTKALVQGSMMVAIFTILMIASAYVPIISMVALLFTPLPIAWYSASYKRSSSILVAVVGCILTVLTSGLFMLPFAFIMALLGIVIGNGIQLKKSKLFLFMSSGIAVLLSSALVYLAYVQLAGINVIEMSLELARNSYEQSNELAKSVTGQVAIQPEQMEVLLKTIELTIPSTVTIFAFSIAFIVITLNLPILKRLGLNVPKFSPFENMRLPRSVLWYYMIILCINLFIRPEAGSMLDVIVLNVSYILWLLLILQGISFIHYFITAKGMPSVVKWIATILAIPLASFIILLGIIDLGFDVRSLVKGKTKE